From one Triticum urartu cultivar G1812 chromosome 3, Tu2.1, whole genome shotgun sequence genomic stretch:
- the LOC125542701 gene encoding uncharacterized protein At2g39795, mitochondrial-like: MASFVSASASSTAAVLLRSVSSASRGGLVVAWAAPARRALAAPLRAAAAQGSANSAPVMMESKVKKRNKKGAGAGGLPAAIDLEIREAEQYLATDGQEPTPEDFPFEMVDEDGMSVVILKRDYKDEKIEVIVSMPNVEGDPEFDEDDEGDDEDAAKDDDDEDEDGQESSLSMKVIVSKGSGLNLEFTCTAFHEEITIDDMMIAEKTESDAEKFPFEGPEFTELPPNVQKGLFKFLEVRGVTLTTTNFMHDYMITKQTKEYVRWMTKLKGLVQ; this comes from the exons ATGGCCTCTTTCGtctccgcctccgcctcctccaccgccgcaGTCCTTCTCCGCTCCGTCTCGTCCGCCTCCCGCGGCGGGCTCGTGGTGGCGTGGGCGGCCCCGGCCCGGCGCGCGCTCGCGGCTCCTCTGCGCGCGGCTGCGGCGCAGGGGTCGGCCAACTCCGCGCCGGTCATGATGGAGAGCAAGGTCAAGAAGAGGAACAAGAAGGGCGCCGGCGCCGGGGGCCTCCCCGCCGCCATCGACCTCGAGATCCGGGAGGCCGAGCAGTACCTCGCCACCGACGGGCAG GAACCTACTCCAGAAGACTTCCCCTTTGAAATGGTTGATGAAGATGGGATGAGCGTGGTTATTCTGAAAAGGGACTACAAGGATGAGAAGATTGAGGTCATTGTCAGCATGCCTAACGTGGAAGGGGATCCTGAGTTTGATGAAGATGACGAGGGCGATGATGAGGATGCTGCCAAGgacgatgacgatgaagatgaGGACGGCCAAGAAAGTAGCCTTTCTATGAAGGTGATAGTCTCCAAGGGATCTGGCCTGAACCTCGAGTTCACCTGCACAGCCTTCCACGAGGAGATCACCATTGACGACATGATGATAGCGGAGAAAACAGAGTCTGATGCAGAGAAATTCCCGTTTGAGGGCCCTGAGTTCAC CGAGCTTCCTCCGAATGTGCAGAAGGGCCTGTTCAAGTTCCTGGAGGTACGAGGGGTGACGCTGACGACCACCAACTTCATGCACGATTACATGATCACCAAGCAGACCAAGGAGTACGTGCGGTGGATGACCAAGCTCAAGGGTTTGGTCCAGTAG